From a single Glycine soja cultivar W05 chromosome 19, ASM419377v2, whole genome shotgun sequence genomic region:
- the LOC114400598 gene encoding sugar transporter ERD6-like 7 has product MAIKEDVEEGMQKGVREPLVVRASKGHPWMVYFTTFVAVCGSYEFGACAGYSSPTQDAIRKDFSLSLAEYSLFGSILTFGAMVGAITSGPIADFIGRKGAMRVSSAFCVAGWLVIYFAEGPVYLDIGRLSTGYGMGVFSYVVPVFVAEIAPKELRGTLTTLNQFMITAAVSVSFTIGNVFSWRVLAIIGLIPTAVLLLGLFFIPESPRWLAKRGREKDFVAALQILRGNDADISEEAEEIQDYITTLERLPKSRLLELFHRRYLRSVTIGIGLMVCQQFGGINGICFYTSSIFELAGFSPTIGTITYACLQIVITGLGAALIDKAGRKPLLLLSGSGLVAGCTFVAVAFYLKVHEVGVEAVPALAVTGILVYIGSFSIGMGAIPWVVMSEIFPVNIKGLAGSVATLVNWFGAWLCSYTFNFFMSWSSYGTFILYAAINALAILFIIVAVPETKGKSLEQLQADINS; this is encoded by the exons ATGGCGATCAAAGAAGATGTGGAGGAAGGCATGCAGAAAGGAGTCAGAGAGCCACTGGTGGTCCGTGCAAGCAAAGGGCATCCATGGATGGTTTACTTTACTACATTCGTTGCAGTGTGTGGTTCTTATGAATTTGGAGCTTGT GCGGGATATTCATCTCCCACTCAAGATGCTATCAGGAAGGATTTTAGTCTGTCTTTGGCAGAG TACTCCTTGTTTGGATCCATCTTGACTTTTGGTGCAATGGTTGGCGCAATAACAAGTGGGCCTATAGCCGATTTTATTGGACGGAAAGGG GCAATGAGAGTGTCAAGTGCTTTCTGTGTCGCAGGGTGGCTAGTTATTTACTTTGCTGAG GGCCCAGTGTATTTGGACATTGGGAGGCTATCAACAGGATATGGAATGGGAGTTTTTTCATATGTG GTTCCTGTCTTTGTAGCAGAAATTGCACCAAAAGAACTTCGAGGGACCCTGACTACCTTAAATCAG TTCATGATCACGGCTGCGGTGTCAGTGTCATTCACAATTGGAAACGTGTTTTCATGGAGGGTTTTAGCTATAATTG GCCTCATTCCCACTGCTGTATTGCTTTTGGGTCTGTTTTTCATTCCGGAGTCTCCTAGATGGCTG GCAAAGAGAGGACGTGAAAAAGATTTTGTGGCAGCACTGCAAATACTTCGTGGCAACGATGCTGATATATCTGAGGAGGCAGAGGAAATTCAG GATTATATAACTACTTTGGAGCGGCTCCCAAAATCCAGGCTGCTGGAATTGTTTCATAGAAGATATTTGCGCTCAGTCACT ATTGGAATAGGCCTTATGGTCTGCCAGCAGTTTGGGGGAATCAATGGAATTTGCTTTTATACCAGCAGTATTTTTGAACTAGCAG GATTTTCTCCGACCATCGGGACTATTACATATGCCTGCCTTCAG ATTGTGATCACAGGTCTTGGAGCAGCCTTAATAGATAAAGCTGGCAGGAAGCCCCTTCTTCTA TTATCCGGATCGGGATTGGTCGCAGGATGCACATTTGTAGCAGTTGCATTCTATCTCAAG GTTCACGAGGTTGGTGTTGAGGCAGTCCCAGCACTTGCCGTAACTGGCATACTG GTCTACATAGGATCATTTTCAATAGGAATGGGAGCAATTCCTTGGGTTGTGATGTCTGAG ATATTTCCTGTCAATATTAAAGGGCTGGCAGGAAGTGTGGCCACATTAGTGAACTGGTTTGGTGCATGGTTATGTTCCTATACTTTCAACTTCTTCATGAGCTGGAGCTCCTATG GTACCTTCATCCTTTATGCAGCAATTAATGCACTGGCTATATTGTTTATAATTGTTGCGGTGCCAGAAACCAAGGGGAAAAGCTTGGAACAATTACAAGCAGACATTAACTCATAG